One stretch of Amycolatopsis sp. NBC_00345 DNA includes these proteins:
- a CDS encoding acyl-CoA carboxylase subunit epsilon, giving the protein MTDDRPLLRVVRGHPDDVELAALTAVVAAAAASSAAASPAPARRTSWWGDRAAQLRAPLSPSEGAWRASALPQ; this is encoded by the coding sequence ATGACCGACGACCGCCCGCTGCTGCGTGTCGTCCGAGGCCACCCGGACGACGTGGAACTCGCGGCGCTGACGGCTGTGGTGGCCGCCGCGGCCGCCTCCTCCGCCGCGGCTTCGCCCGCCCCGGCCCGCCGGACCTCGTGGTGGGGCGACCGCGCCGCGCAGCTCCGTGCCCCGCTTAGTCCCAGCGAAGGGGCTTGGCGCGCTTCGGCGCTGCCACAGTGA